A genome region from Coturnix japonica isolate 7356 chromosome 13, Coturnix japonica 2.1, whole genome shotgun sequence includes the following:
- the CDHR2 gene encoding cadherin-related family member 2 isoform X3, whose product MHEAPAAAPLGRCPPVSWSQSSAVLPGCKHGIAAGSIPARCLQALGRMAWHPLLLLPFLLAAASGNTAPIFNMTLVYVPEDLPIGAIAFSLSAYDLDGDPITYDITGEDSFYFKVDAQTGVVTLKNLLDRESKAKLDIFVILSDGINTAVTSRLTIIVDDRNDNAPIFQYLPYETSVLENTTVGSIIYTVFANDSDTGSAARVSYSIQEVIPDTTKNQWLFYILSNGSVVLNNSLDYTMNTFFQLKILAQDGGGMLGNQTVIQNSSTYLSIAVIDVPNLDPRFLNEPYSGSVPEGCPVGTTVLTVTAMDRDIGVNDKISYSITNASAPFAINDTTGTITVRQLLDREQLPSEEVLLEVMARESNLDIYGNVAQASTLVTVLVTDVNDNKPQFYQCSFSNCDFNDTQSNFTGSIVEHSSSKVPVSNLNIVAHDPDKGINGTFELYLQGASASAFTVSPTRIVGTGEVQILVQNPSAVDYELTHVMVVQLIANDTGNPTDCCSTATVTIDIIDTNDHIPEFPQSSYNLRVPENSPDGTVIANITAYDPDSGAGGQITYYLLPESIQDIFMVNATSGVVMVRNGSLLDRELRSVYYANLQAKDGDNMTGTTLLEITVLDENDEKPVIIGSYFISVEEGQNVSTQIRAIDNDEEGTPNSELGYRIVPGLYSNNFTINQITGEMHSIEPLDREAVDDDEGQLVVTVEVYDHGVPQQSTMVNVTITVADVNDNTPVFLQQSYEFFVFESSDGSFVGEVMATDADRTEINSRISFQLERSTGSSNFLISSFRLGPGNYSGRLFLDPDVSVDYDTMQDKFFSLVVLAENTAADNAGNVANVSVRVNILDVNDEPPTILPSSLEGVSVSENGTQQGVIHTVVASDPDTNHSLVFEELSVACYKGGSSAGEVCWDWFVLLPNGSVLANSLDIDYELCDVVLLTMRVEDLYTQKGNQYSQNETLQIQITDINDNAPIFLPVTGTFVMVPEISPVDLQVATVKATDADSGLGGTIFFSIISVVFVQEDGAKRPFENLFKVVTSADQDGYTGSIQVASNLDSSLKGKYQVTVEARDSAAPQHATQTTLNIFTVDQSYRIHLQFVTTVDEVQSNLESIRVALTSATKAGVYVAAIRSYEDSRATQVQPKSVMEVYFVYSNGTALDVNQLSLLIHSDPLVLANLINLGLAVIGPGEVTEPSKEKQMIGVIAGLAAFLVLFILIAILALVLTIRSYKRKLSAMKALKAATTLSPAVVQGAGIPGTNKYNAERANPMLNLSLDPSHDLGFHEETSSVASINSLDENKVDSPKEDNFKAQRGSPHPTDSTEDEALAAALNMKDPPKMAYINTAFNTTDL is encoded by the exons ATGCACGAGGCCCCAGCGGCAGCTCCACTGGGTCGGTGCCCACCTGTGTCCTG GAGTCaaagttctgcagtgctgccagggtGCAAGCACGGCATAGCTGCCGGCAGCATCCCGGCTAGGTGCCTGCAG GCTTTGGGCAGGATGGCATGGCacccgctgctgctgctccccttcCTCCTGGCAGCAG CTTCAGGAAACACAGCTCCCATCTTCAACATGACCCTCGTGTACGTGCCTGAGGACCTGCCGATAG GCGCGATTGCTTTCAGTCTGTCAGCCTATGACTTAGATGGGGACCCAATCACCTACGACATCACTGGGGAAGATTCCTTCTACTTTAAAGTTGATGCACAGACAGGTGTGGTGACACTGAAAAACCTGCTGGACCGTGAG TCCAAGGCCAAGCTCGACATCTTTGTCATATTGTCTGACGGGATCAATACAGCA GTCACCAGCCGCCTGACCATCATCGTGGATGACCGTAACGACAACGCACCCATCTTCCAATACCTGCCCTATGAAACCTCTGTCCTCGAG AACACAACAGTGGGCAGCATCATCTACACCGTGTTTGCCAATGACTCTGACACTGGGTCTGCTGCCAGAGTCAGCTACAGCATCCAGGAG GTGATCCCAGACACCACGAAGAACCAATGGCTCTTCTACATCCTATCCAACGGGAGCGTGGTGCTGAACAACTCGCTGGACTACACCATGAACACCTTCTTCCAGCTGAAGATCCTTGCCCAG GATGGCGGAGGGATGCTGGGCAACCAGACGGTCatccagaacagcagcacctACCTGTCCATCGCCGTCATCGATGTGCCCAACCTGGACCCACGTTTCCTCAACGAGCCCTACTCCGGCTCCGTGCCCGAGGGCTGCCCAGTG GGCACCACAGTGCTGACCGTCACGGCCATGGACAGAGACATAGGGGTGAACGATAAGATCTCCTACAGCATCACCA ATGCCAGTGCCCCCTTTGCCATCAACGACACGACAGGCACCATCACTGTCAGACAGCTGCTGGACCGTGAGCAGCTGCCGAGCGAGGAGGTGCTGTTGGAGGTCATG GCACGTGAGAGCAACCTGGACATCTATGGCAACGTGGCCCAGGCCAGCACGCTGGTGACAGTGTTGGTGACTGATGTCAATGACAACAAGCCTCAGTTCTACCAGTGCTCCTTCTCCAACTGCGACTTCAACGACACCCAGAGCAACTTCACAGGGAGCATCGTGGAGCACTCCTCCTCCAAAGTGCCTGTGTCCAACCTCAACATCGTTGCGCATGACCCAGACAAG GGCATCAATGGCACTTTTGAGCTGTACCTGCAGGGTGCGAGTGCCAGTGCATTCACTGTCTCCCCCACTAGAATCGTGGGTACAGGGGAGGTGCAGATCCTCGTGCAAAACCCATCAGCTGTGGATTATGAGCTAACCCACGTCATGGTGGTGCAG CTCATTGCTAATGACACAGGGAATCCCACAGACTGCTGCTCCACAGCCACCGTGACCATTGACATCATTGACACCAATGACCACATCCCTGAGTTCCCACAGAGCAGCTACAACCTGAGAGTGCCGGAGAACAGCCCTGATGGCACCGTCATTGCCAACATCACG GCTTATGATCCAGATAGCGGAGCTGGTGGCCAGATCACCTACTACCTGCTCCCGGAGAGCAT ccaggacATTTTCATGGTGAATGCCACGAGCGGGGTGGTGATGGTGAGGAATGGGTCCCTCCTGGACCGGGAGTTGCGCTCTGTGTACTACGCCAACCTGCAAGCCAAGGACGGGGACAACATGACGGGCACCACGCTGCTGGAGATCACTGTGCTAGATGAGAATGACGAGAAGCCCGTCATCATTGGCTCCTACTTCATCTCCGTGGAAGAGGGGCAGAACGTCAGCACACAGATCAGG GCCATCGACAATGATGAGGAAGGCACTCCCAACAGTGAGCTGGGCTACAGGATCGTGCCAGGGCTGTACAGCAACAACTTCACCATCAACCAGATCACTGGAGAGATGCACAGCATTGAGCCGCTGGACCGTGAGGCCGTGGATGATGACGAGGGGCAGCTGGTGGTGACAGTGGAGGTGTACGACCACGGGGTGCCGCAGCAGAGCACGATGGTGAACGTCACCATCACTGTGGCG GATGTGAATGACAACACGCCAGTGTTCCTCCAACAGTCCTATGAGTTCTTCGTCTTTGAAAGCTCTGACG GGTCCTTCGTGGGGGAAGTCATGGCCACGGATGCTGACCGGACAGAGATCAACTCCCGCATCTCCTTCCAGCTGGAGCGGAGCACCGGCTCCAGCAACTTCTTGATCAGCTCATTCCGCCTGGGGCCGGGCAACTACAGCGGGCGGCTCTTCCTTGACCCCGATGTGTCTGTAGACTATGACACCATGCAGGATAAATTCTTCTCCTTGGTGGTGCTGGCggagaacacagcagcagacaATGCAGGGAACGTGGCCAACGTCTCAGTGCGGGTCAACATCCTCGATGTCAACGATGAGCCGCCCACCATCCTGCCATCCTCACTGGAGGGTGTGAGCGTGAGTGAGAACGGCACGCAGCAAGGTGTGATCCACACCGTGGTCGCCTCTGACCCAGACACCAACCACTCGCTGGTCTTCGAGGAGCTGTCGGTCGCCTGCTATAAGGGTGGTAGCAGCGCTGGGGAGGTGTGCTGGGACTGGTTTGTGCTGCTGCCCAATGGCTCGGTGTTGGCCAACAGCTTGGACATTGACTACGAGCTGTGTGACGTGGTCCTGCTGACCATGCGGGTTGAAGACCTCTACACTCAGAAAGGCAACCAGTACAGCCAGAACG AAACCCTGCAGATCCAGATCACAGACATTAATGACAACGCGCCAATCTTCCTGCCTGTCACTGGGACCTTCG TCATGGTCCCTGAAATCTCTCCAGTGGACCTGCAAGTGGCTACTGTGAAG GCCACAGATGCCGACTCAGGGCTGGGAGGAACCATCTTTTTCTCCATCATCAGCGTGGTGTTTGTGCAGGAAGATGGGGCCAAGCGGCCCTTTGAGAACCTCTTCAAGGTGGTGACCTCAGCTGACCAGGACGGCTACACCGGGAGCATCCA GGTAGCCAGCAACCTGGACAGCTCATTGAAGGGGAAGTACCAGGTGACTGTGGAGGCTCGGGACAGCGCAGCACCGCAGCACGCGACACAGACCACTCTCAAT ATCTTCACAGTGGATCAGAGCTACCGCATTCACCTCCAGTTTGTGACAACAGTGGATGAAGTGCAGAGCAATTTGGAAAGCATCAGAGT GGCCCTGACCAGTGCCACTAAGGCAGGGGTCTATGTGGCAGCCATCCGGAGCTATGAGGACAGCCGTGCCACTCA ggTGCAACCCAAGTCGGTGATGGAGGTGTACTTCGTCTACAGCAATGGCACAGCACTGGACGTCAACCAGCTGAGCCT GCTCATCCATAGCGACCCGCTGGTCCTGGCCAACCTGATCAACCTGGGCCTGGCCGTCATC GGCCCTGGTGAGGTGACAGAGCCCAGCAAGGAGAAGCAGATGATTGGTGTCATTGCGGGGCTGGCAGCGTTCCTGGTCCTCTTCATCCTCATCGCGATCCTGGCCTTGGTGCTGACCATCCGGAG ctaCAAGAGGAAGCTGAGTGCGATGAAGGCTCTCAAGGCAGCCACGACACTGAGCCCAGCTGTGGTGCAGGGAGCGGGCATCCCCGGCACCAACAAGTACAACGCTGAGAG GGCCAACCCCATGCTGAACCTCTCGCTGGACCCATCCCATGACCTGGGCTTCCATGAAGAAACCAGCTCGGTGGCCAG catCAATTCCCTGGATGAAAACAAGGTGGATTCACCCAAGGAGGACAACTTCAAGGCCCAG AGAGGCAGCCCACATCCCACAGACTCCACTGAGGACGAAGCTCTGGCGGCCGCCCTGAACATGAAGGATCCCCCCAAAATGGCCTACATCAACACTGCCTTCAACACCACCGACCTGTGA